The proteins below are encoded in one region of Methanobacteriaceae archaeon:
- a CDS encoding NUDIX domain-containing protein, translated as MIDYIFGLSVRVLLTNDDGKVLILKRSTDSKTNPGKWELPGGKVDQGESFDHALVREVYEETKLKISLEHVVGVTEQNLKVIRAVHIIMSGKIIEGNLTLSKEHEGYAWVFLENLDEYELADWLQDFITNQKTSTTSDVNESKNILSETVKPWLKSLQTSMDKIIKK; from the coding sequence ATGATTGACTATATCTTTGGCCTTTCTGTACGCGTTTTATTGACAAATGATGATGGAAAAGTTCTCATTTTAAAAAGATCTACTGATTCAAAGACTAATCCTGGTAAATGGGAGCTTCCAGGTGGAAAAGTTGACCAGGGCGAATCCTTCGATCATGCACTAGTTAGGGAAGTATATGAAGAAACTAAACTCAAAATCTCTCTGGAACATGTTGTAGGTGTGACTGAGCAGAATTTAAAGGTCATAAGAGCAGTGCATATCATAATGTCCGGTAAGATCATTGAAGGCAACCTCACTCTCAGCAAGGAACACGAAGGTTATGCTTGGGTATTTTTAGAAAACCTGGATGAATATGAACTTGCAGACTGGTTACAAGATTTTATAACCAACCAAAAAACTTCAACCACGTCTGATGTTAATGAAAGCAAAAACATACTATCAGAAACGGTTAAACCATGGTTGAAGTCTTTGCAAACATCCATGGATAAAATTATTAAAAAATAA